TACCCCTGATGATGACCGACCTGGACGCGACCGCGCGGATGGCGCAGGAGGCGCTGGAGCTGGCGGAGGAGGTGCGCGGAGCTTGAGCGGCGAGGTGTCGGATGAGGCACGGGGCCCGGGGGAGGCACCGGGAGCGGTGGCCGGGAGCCGGGGCCACGCGCATGCCGTCGGCGACGGGCCGGTGAACGACGACATGGCCGCGAGCGACGGGCCCGGGAGTGCGGGGGGCGCGGTGACCGGGTCCGGTCGTGGGTCGATGGGCAGCACGGGGGACGGGTCCGGTCATGGGAGAGCGGGCAAGGCAGCGAACCGGTCCGGTCAGGGAACGGCGGGCAGCACCACGACGCCGCCCGGCCACGGGACAGCAGACGGCACCACGAACCCGCCCGGCCAGGCAACGGCAGGCAGCACCACGAACCCGCCCGGCCACGGGACAGCAGACGGCACGGTGAACTCGTCGGGCCATGAGTCCGTGAAGGACATCGCGGGGGACGGTTTCCGTGTGTGGGCTGTCTCCGGTATGCCCGAGGTCGCGCGCGGGGACGACCTCGCCAAGCTGATCGCTGCCGCCGAACCGGGGCTGGTCGACGGGGATGTGCTGCTCGTCACCTCGAAGATCGTGTCCAAGGCGGAGGGGCGGGTCGTCGAGGCGAGCGACCGGGAGGCCGCGATCGATGCCGAGACCGTACGGATCGTGGCGCGGCGCGGGGCGCTCAGGATCGTCGAGAACCGCCAGGGGCTCGTGATGGCCGCCGCCGGGGTCGACGCCTCCAACACCCCTTCGGGGACCGTGCTGCTGCTGCCCGAGGACCCGGACGCGTCGGCGCGGGCGATCCGGGAGGGGCTGCGGGACGCCCTCGGGGTCGACGTCGGGATCGTCGTCACCGACACCTTCGGGCGGCCCTGGCGCGCCGGGCTCACCGATGTCGCGATCGGGGCCGCCGGGGTGCGGGTGCTGGACGATCTGCGGGGCGGCACGGACGCGTACGGCAATCCGCTCAGCGCGACCGTCGTGGCGACGGCCGACGAACTGGCCGCCGCCGGTGATCTCGTCAAGGGCAAGGCCGCCGGTCTCCCCGTCGCCGTCGTGCGCGGGCTGGCACACATCGTGGGTGAGGAGCACGGGGAGGGGGCGCGGGCCATGGTGCGTCCCGCGCGCGACGACATGTTCCGGCTGGGAACCTCGGAGGCAGTCCGGGAGGCGGTCACCCAGCGCCGTACCGTACGGGCCTTCACAAACGAGCCCGTCGACCCCGGAGCCGTACGACGGGCCGTCGCCGCGGCCGTCACCGCGCCGGCGCCGCATCACACGACGCCGTGGCGGTTCGTGCTGCTGGAGTCCGAGGCCTCGCGGACCGGGCTGCTGGACGCCATGCGGGACGCCTGGATCTCCGATCTGCGGCGGGACGGGAAGTCCGAGGACTCCATAGCCAAGCGGGTGCGGCGCGGGGACGTGCTGCGGAACGCGCCGTATCTCGTCGTGCCCTGTCTGGTGATGGACGGGTCGCACACGTACGGCGATGTGCGGCGCGACGCGGCCGAGCGGGAGATGTTCGTCGTCGCCGCGGGAGCCGGGGTGCAGAACTTCCTCGTCGCGCTGGCCGGGGAGCGGCTGGGGTCGGCGTGGGTGTCGTCCACCATGTTCTGCCGCGATGTGGTGCGGGAGGTGCTGGGGCTGCCGGAGGACTGGGATCCGATGGGGGCCGTTGCGGTGGGGCATCCGGCGGAGGAGCCTCGGCCGCGGCCGGATCGGGACGCGGGGAGTTTCATCGAGGTGCGGTGATGTGCGCCCGTTTCGTCGAGGTGCGGTGGTGGGCCTCGGCTTGCGCCTAGTCTCGTAGGGCTTCCTCCGGTTCCTCTCGTACCCCGGCTCCGGTTCCTCTCATATCCCAGGATTTCATTCGTGGCAGGACGTTTCGCTCCCCGGCCCACGCGTACGACCGTGCGCGGTGGGGAGGTCGTCGTGCCCGCCGCGCGGCGGGAGGTGCCGCGGGTCGAGGCTCCGCTGGTGCGGAAGTGGGCGCCGGGGTGGCCCGTCGATCTCGGGCTGGTGCTCGGGGCGCTCAGGCGGGGGCCCGGGGACCCCACGTTCCGGGCTCTTCCGGACGGGTCTGTGTGGCGGGCCAGTCGTACGCCTGTCGGTCCCGGGACCCTGCGGGTCTGCGTGTACGGCGGTGAGGTGCGCGGCGAGGCGTGGGGGCCCGGGGGTGAGTGGCTGCTCTCGCGGTTGCCGGAGCTGCTC
This portion of the Streptomyces canus genome encodes:
- a CDS encoding coenzyme F420-0:L-glutamate ligase, with product MKDIAGDGFRVWAVSGMPEVARGDDLAKLIAAAEPGLVDGDVLLVTSKIVSKAEGRVVEASDREAAIDAETVRIVARRGALRIVENRQGLVMAAAGVDASNTPSGTVLLLPEDPDASARAIREGLRDALGVDVGIVVTDTFGRPWRAGLTDVAIGAAGVRVLDDLRGGTDAYGNPLSATVVATADELAAAGDLVKGKAAGLPVAVVRGLAHIVGEEHGEGARAMVRPARDDMFRLGTSEAVREAVTQRRTVRAFTNEPVDPGAVRRAVAAAVTAPAPHHTTPWRFVLLESEASRTGLLDAMRDAWISDLRRDGKSEDSIAKRVRRGDVLRNAPYLVVPCLVMDGSHTYGDVRRDAAEREMFVVAAGAGVQNFLVALAGERLGSAWVSSTMFCRDVVREVLGLPEDWDPMGAVAVGHPAEEPRPRPDRDAGSFIEVR